One segment of Salvia splendens isolate huo1 chromosome 20, SspV2, whole genome shotgun sequence DNA contains the following:
- the LOC121780542 gene encoding transcriptional corepressor LEUNIG-like, translating into MSQTNWEADKMLDVYIHDYLVKRDLKVTAQAFQTEGKVSSDPVAIDAPGGFLFEWWSVFWDIFIARTNEKHSEVAASYIETQSMKAREQQQQQQQPQSQHQHQQQQQLQMQQLLLQRQAQQQQQQQQQQHQQQQQQHQQQQQHQQQQQQHQQQQQQQQRREGGHLLNGSANGIVGNDPLMRQNTGTANALATKMYEEKLKLPIQRDSLDDAALKQRFADNVGQLLDPNHASILKSAAAAGQPSGQMLHCSSGGVSPQVQARSQQFPGSTPEIKTEINPILNPRGAGPEGSLIGMPGSNQGGNNLTLKGWPLTGLDQLRSGLLQQPKSFMPGPQPFHQLQMPTPQQQLMLAQQNLTSPSANDVESRRLRMLLNNRSVSMGKDGVSNSVGDVIPNIGSPMQAGGPGLPRADPEILMKMKIAQMHQQQQQSNNPTLQQQHPQHSLSGQQPQSSNHNLQQDKIMGAGSVTGDASMSNSFRGNDQASKNQTGRKRKQPASSGPANSSGTANTAGPSPSSAPSTPSTHTPGDVMSMPNMPHSGSSSKPLMMFGSDNTNTLTSPSNQLWDDKDLAQADMDQFVDDVEDNVESFLSHDDADPRDAVGRMDVVRKGFTFAELNSVRASSNKVVCCHFSSDGKLLASGGHDKKAVLWFTDSLKPKTTLEEHTSLITDVRFSTSMARLATSSFDKTVRVWDVENPSYSLRTFTGHSSGVMSLDFHPNKEDLICSCDGDGEIRYWSINNGSCARVFKGGTSQVRFQPRLGRYLAAAAENVVSILDAETQACRHSLKGHTKPIHSVNWDPSGELLASVSEDSVRVWTLRPGNEGECVHELSCNGNKFHSCVFHPTYSSLLVIGCYQSLELWNMTENKTMTLSAHDGLIASLAVSTVAGVVASASHDKIVKLWK; encoded by the exons ATGTCTCAAACCAACTGGGAAGCTGACAAAAT GTTGGATGTCTATATCCACGATTATTTAGTGAAAAGAGATTTGAAGGTTACCGCTCAGGCTTTCCAAACTGAAGGAAAAGTATCATCAGATCCTGTTG CTATCGATGCTCCTGGTGGTTTTCTCTTCGAATGGTGGTCTGTCttttgggatatttttattGCCAGGACAAATGAAAAGCATTCCGAAGTTGCTGCATCTTATATCGAG ACTCAGTCGATGAAGGCAAGGGAGCAACAGCAGCAACAGCAGCAGCCGCAGTCacaacaccaacaccaacaaCAGCAGCAACTGCAGATGCAGCAGCTTTTGTTGCAGAGGCAAGCTCAACAgcagcaacagcagcagcaacagcaacatcagcagcagcagcagcaacatcaacaacaacaacaacatcaacaaCAGCAGCAACAacatcagcagcagcagcagcagcagcaacgacgtgaaggtggccacctctTGAACGGTTCAGCTAATGGTATTGTTGGGAATGATCCTCTCATGAGGCAAAACACTGGTACTGCAAATGCTTTGGCAACAAAGATGTATGAAGAGAAATTAAAGCTCCCTATTCAGAGGGATTCCTTGGATGATGCAGCCTTAAAG CAAAGATTCGCGGATAATGTAGGCCAGCTTTTGGATCCTAACCATGCTTCAATCTTGAAGTCAGCTGCAGCAGCTGGCCAGCCGTCTGG GCAAATGCTGCACTGTTCTAGTGGTGGGGTATCTCCTCAAGTTCAAGCACGAAGCCAACAATTTCCTGGGTCTACACCA GAAATCAAAACTGAAATCAATCCTATTCTCAATCCAAGAGGTGCTGGCCCTGAAGGATCGTTGATTGGAATGCCTG GGTCAAATCAAGGTGGTAACAATTTGACGTTGAAAGGATGGCCTTTAACC GGTCTCGATCAGCTTCGTTCTGGTCTTCTCCAGCAGCCAAAGTCATTTATGCCGGGTCCTCAACCCTTTCATCAACTACAGATGCCAACGCCCCAGCAGCAGCTTATGCTGGCACAGCAGAATCTGACTTCCCCATCTGCCAATGATGTTGAGAGCAGAAGGCTGAGGATGCTTCTCAATAACCGAAGTGTATCTATGGGGAAAGATGGGGTCTCTAATTCAGTCGGGGATGTAATTCCTAATATTGGATCCCCAATGCAAGCTGGTGGCCCGGGATTGCCTCGTGCAGACCCAGAGATTTTGATGAAG ATGAAGATTGCACAAATGCATCAACAGCAGCAGCAAAGCAATAACCCAACGCTACAGCAGCAACATCCACAGCACAGTCTCTCGGGTCAGCAGCCTCAGAGTTCTAATCACAATCTCCAGCAAGACAAAATTATGGGTGCTGGCAGTGTTACGGGTGATGCTAGCATGTCGAATTCCTTCAGAGGAAATGATCAG GCTTCTAAAAACCAGACCGGAAGAAAACGAAAGCAACCTGCATCTTCTGGCCCTGCTAATAGCTCAGGAACTGCAAACACAGCTGGTCCTTCTCCCAGTTCAGCTCCATCGACGCCCTCAACACATACGCCTGGGGATGTCATGTCTATGCCTAATATGCCACACAGTGGCAGTTCTTCGAAGCCTCTGATGATGTTTGGATCTGATAACACGAACACCCTTACCTCACCATCTAACCAGCTG TGGGACGATAAAGATCTTGCACAAGCTGACATGgatcagtttgtggatgatgTTGAAGACAATGTAGAGTCTTTTTTATCCCATGATGATGCTGACCCCCGAGATGCAGTTGGCCGTATGGATGTTGTTAGAAAAG GGTTTACATTTGCGGAGCTCAATTCCGTTCGTGCTAGTTCAAATAAAGTCGTTTGTTGCCACTTCTCGTCAGACGGGAAGTTACTTGCCAGTGGTGGTCATGATAAAAAG GCTGTTTTATGGTTCACTGACTCTTTGAAGCCTAAAACTACACTTGAGGAGCACACGTCGCTTATAACCGATGTCCGTTTCAGCACTAGCATGGCTCgccttgccacatcatcatttgaCAAGACTGTCCGAGTTTGGGATGTGGAAAAT CCTTCATATTCTCTTCGGACCTTCACTGGGCATTCTTCTGGCGTGATGTCGTTGGACTTCCACCCAAACAAAGAAGATCTCATATGTTCCTGCGATGGTGATGGTGAAATAAGATACTGGAGCATAAACAATGGTAGCTGCGCAAGAGTTTTCAAG GGTGGAACTTCCCAAGTGAGATTCCAACCCCGACTTGGACGTTATCTTGCAGCAGCTGCTGAAAATGTCGTGTCAATACTGGATGCAGAGACGCAGGCGTGCCGGCATTCCTTAAAG GGCCACACGAAACCTATCCATTCCGTCAACTGGGACCCTTCGGGAGAACTCCTGGCATCCGTGAGCGAGGATTCAGTTAGGGTGTGGACGCTGAGACCCGGGAACGAAGGGGAGTGTGTGCACGAGCTCAGCTGCAACGGAAACAAGTTCCACTCATGTGTTTTCCACCCTACTTACTCCTCGTTGCTAGTTATCGGTTGTTATCAG TCTCTAGAGCTGTGGAACATGACGGAAAACAAGACGATGACCCTCTCCGCGCATGACGGGCTGATCGCGTCGCTGGCTGTGTCCACGGTGGCGGGCGTCGTTGCATCCGCCAGCCACGACAAGATCGTAAAGCTGTGGAAATGA
- the LOC121781116 gene encoding probable indole-3-pyruvate monooxygenase YUCCA4 produces the protein MPSSKQQVNCVFHPGPIIVGAGPSGLAAAACLHSTGVPALLLERADCLASLWQRRTYDRLKLHLPRQFCQLPLLNFPNFFPKYPTKHQFLSYMEHYARHFSIRPRFNQAVLEARYAAFTGLWRVQTQDVLYVSRWLIVATGENAEPVIPEIHGLRRFQGPVLHTSAYRSGSHFSKQKVLVIGCGNSGMEVSLDLCRHRASPSIVVRNSVHILPREMWGVSTFTMAMVLLKWLPLKLVDKFLLVVANLTFGNTARLGLRRPKTGPIELKNATGKSPVLDVGAVSLIKSGKIQVVEGVKEITKSGAKFCDGQEREFDSIILATGYKSNVPTWLKGEDFFTNEGMPKTPFPYSWKGENGLYAVGFTRRGLLGTSSDAVKIAKDIADQWRKINKRYSAKEIKLGSEIFGKITENI, from the exons ATGCCTTCTTCCAAACAGCAAGTGAATTGCGTTTTCCATCCCGGCCCCATCATCGTCGGCGCCGGCCCCTCCGgcctcgccgccgccgcctgccTCCACTCCACTGGCGTCCCCGCCCTCCTCCTCGAGCGCGCCGACTGCCTCGCCTCCCTCTGGCAGCGCCGCACCTACGATCGCCTCAAGCTCCACCTCCCCCGCCAATTCTGCCAGCTCCCCCTTCTCAATTTCCCtaattttttccccaaataTCCCACCAAACACCAATTCCTCTCCTACATGGAGCACTACGCCCGCCATTTCTCGATCCGCCCCCGATTCAACCAGGCCGTGCTCGAGGCCCGCTACGCCGCCTTCACCGGGCTATGGCGGGTCCAGACGCAGGACGTGCTCTACGTGTCGCGGTGGTTAATTGTTGCGACGGGGGAGAACGCCGAGCCCGTGATTCCGGAGATTCACGGGCTGCGGAGGTTTCAAGGCCCGGTTCTCCACACCAGCGCGTATCGCTCGGGCTCTCACTTTTCAAAACAGAAGGTGCTCGTAATCGGCTGTGGAAACTCCGGCATGGAAGTTAGCTTGGACCTTTGCCGCCACCGCGCCTCTCCCTCCATCGTTGTCAGGAATTCT GTTCATATTTTGCCGAGGGAAATGTGGGGAGTTTCGACGTTTACGATGGCAATGGTGTTGCTGAAATGGCTGCCATTGAAGCTGGTTGACAAATTTCTCCTTGTCGTTGCTAATTTGACGTTCGGAAACACCGCTAGATTAGGCCTCCGCCGCCCCAAAACCGGCCCCATTGAGCTCAAAAATGCCACCGGAAAATCGCCAGTGCTCGACGTCGGCGCCGTCTCTCTTATCAAATCCGGCAAAATTCag GTAGTGGAAGGAGTGAAGGAGATAACAAAAAGCGGTGCAAAATTCTGTGACGGCCAAGAACGGGAATTCGACTCTATAATTCTCGCAACGGGGTATAAGAGCAATGTGCCAACTTGGCTAAAG ggtgaggatttcttcaCAAATGAAGGAATGCCGAAGACACCTTTCCCTTATAGTTGGAAAGGAGAGAACGGATTGTATGCGGTCGGGTTCACGAGAAGGGGGCTTCTCGGAACATCATCGGATGCCGTCAAAATTGCTAAAGACATCGCCGATCAATGGAGGAAAATTAACAAGAGATATTCAGCCAAAGAAATTAAATTAGGTAGTGAAATATTTGGGAAAATTACGGAAAATATCTAG
- the LOC121781652 gene encoding uncharacterized mitochondrial protein AtMg00810-like, giving the protein MKKYEYTQSNSDHTLFIKKMGDQITCLIIYVDDMILTGDDTEEMAELRKNLFSEFEMKDLGPLKYFLRIEVLRSRKGIFINQKKYVLELLAEAGMVDCKPADTPMVQNHGLQMKEEAKQTDRGRYQRLVGKLIYLSHTRPDIAYAVGILSQFMHAAQEKHWETVL; this is encoded by the coding sequence atgaagaagtatgagtACACGCAGAGTAACTCCGACCACACGCTGTTCATCAAGAAGATGGGAGATCAAATTACATGCTTGATcatatatgtggatgacatgattcTTACCGGGGATGACACAGAAGAAATGGCCGAACTAAGGAAGAATCTGTTCAgcgagttcgagatgaaagatttgggaCCATTAAAGTATTTCTTGAGAATAGAAGTGCTACGATCGAGGAAGGGAATTTTCATCAATCAGAAGAAGTATGTGCTGGAATTGCTAGCTGAAGCCGGGATGGTAGATTGTAAACCAGCAGACACTCCGATGGTCCAAAATCATGGACTGCAGATGAAGGAAGAAGCGAAGCAGACCGACAGAGGAAGATACCAGCGATTGGTCGGGAAGTTGATTTATCTATCACATACGAGACCAGATATTGCGTATGCTGTAGGGATCCTGAGTCAGTTTATGCACGCAGCCCAAGAAAAGCACTGGGAGACAGTTTTGTGA